In one window of Gammaproteobacteria bacterium DNA:
- the prlC gene encoding oligopeptidase A, whose product MREPKKNPLLDIKGLPAFAQIKPDHIQPAINYLLAKNRNRIAARLQGTTPYTWDNTLKVFEDLEDRLNRAWSMANHLHAVADNDALRKAYNACLPKLSEYATDMGQNKALYDAYAYVANGDEYPRLGTVKQKIIDNALRDFRLSGIELDGKDKTRFKEIEKELSRLQTKFEENLLDATHAWEMHITDKAKLDGLPDSVLALAKQTAQTKQKPGWVFTLEGPSYMPVMNYAADPSLRSEMYEAYVTRASDRGPTAGQWDNSEIMEEVLALRHEQARLLGFANYTELSLAKKMAKSPQQVLDFLHDLAVRSNPIAQKELAELQRFAKKYFKIGDLQISDIAYYSEKLRQHKFAFSQEDLRPYFPIARVLDGLFAVARRLYGLAIHERTNVQTWHSDVRFFEIYDETDEMRGCFYLDLYARPHKRGGAWMDECIVRKKTTSGVQTPVAYLTCNFTPPIASDPVLLTHDEVITLFHEFGHGLHHMLTRIDCPGVAGINGVPWDAVELPSQLMENWCWQRDALDLISGHHKSGAPIGPDLYKKLLAAKNFQSGMQMVRQLEFALFDFLLHLEYDPAKGARIQEILDNVRKQVAVVIPPPYNCFQHGFSHVFSGGYAAGYYSYKWAEILSADAFSKFEETGIFNPDTGRHFMRSILEQGGARDPLALFIQFRGREPSIEPLLRHSGIPV is encoded by the coding sequence GTGCGCGAGCCTAAGAAAAATCCCCTGCTGGACATAAAAGGACTACCAGCCTTTGCCCAGATCAAGCCCGACCACATCCAACCTGCGATTAATTATCTGCTGGCCAAGAATCGCAACCGGATAGCAGCACGGTTACAGGGAACTACCCCCTATACGTGGGACAACACCCTGAAAGTCTTCGAAGACCTTGAGGATAGGCTCAACCGAGCTTGGTCGATGGCGAACCATCTTCACGCCGTGGCGGACAATGATGCCCTACGTAAAGCCTACAACGCTTGTCTACCTAAGCTTTCGGAGTATGCAACCGACATGGGGCAAAATAAGGCACTGTACGACGCCTACGCATATGTCGCTAATGGCGACGAGTATCCTCGCCTCGGGACAGTCAAGCAGAAGATCATTGATAACGCCCTGCGGGATTTTCGCCTTTCCGGCATCGAACTTGACGGAAAGGACAAAACACGTTTTAAAGAAATCGAAAAGGAATTGTCCCGCTTGCAGACGAAGTTCGAAGAAAATCTACTAGATGCCACCCACGCTTGGGAAATGCATATCACCGACAAAGCAAAACTGGATGGCCTGCCGGATTCCGTGCTTGCGCTCGCCAAACAAACAGCACAAACAAAGCAGAAGCCTGGCTGGGTATTCACCTTGGAAGGCCCTTCCTATATGCCCGTGATGAACTATGCCGCTGATCCGAGCTTGCGTTCCGAGATGTATGAAGCCTACGTGACACGCGCTTCTGACAGGGGTCCCACGGCAGGTCAATGGGACAACAGTGAAATTATGGAAGAAGTTCTAGCGTTGCGCCATGAACAGGCGAGGCTCTTGGGGTTCGCGAATTACACTGAATTGTCTCTGGCGAAGAAGATGGCTAAGTCCCCTCAACAGGTCCTCGACTTTTTGCACGACCTTGCAGTGCGCTCAAACCCCATCGCACAAAAAGAATTGGCTGAGCTGCAAAGATTTGCAAAGAAATACTTCAAGATCGGGGACTTGCAGATCTCTGATATCGCTTACTATTCAGAGAAATTGCGTCAACACAAATTTGCCTTCTCGCAGGAGGACTTGCGCCCATACTTTCCCATCGCTCGGGTACTTGACGGCTTATTTGCCGTGGCCAGGCGTTTATATGGGCTTGCAATTCACGAGCGAACGAATGTACAGACATGGCACTCAGATGTGCGTTTTTTTGAAATCTATGATGAAACCGACGAAATGCGGGGATGTTTTTATCTAGATCTCTACGCGCGCCCACATAAGCGTGGGGGCGCTTGGATGGACGAATGTATCGTGCGCAAGAAAACAACGTCAGGTGTACAAACCCCAGTGGCCTACCTCACGTGTAATTTCACTCCACCGATAGCCAGCGATCCCGTGCTGCTTACCCACGACGAGGTGATTACGCTTTTTCATGAGTTCGGGCACGGACTACATCATATGCTGACGCGCATTGACTGCCCGGGAGTCGCGGGTATCAACGGCGTTCCCTGGGACGCGGTCGAGCTACCCAGCCAACTTATGGAGAACTGGTGCTGGCAACGTGATGCTTTAGACCTCATCAGCGGCCACCATAAGTCAGGCGCGCCAATCGGACCCGATCTTTACAAGAAACTACTGGCTGCGAAGAACTTTCAATCAGGCATGCAAATGGTACGTCAGTTGGAGTTCGCTCTCTTCGATTTTCTTCTCCACCTCGAATATGATCCGGCAAAAGGGGCTCGTATCCAGGAGATACTCGACAACGTTCGTAAGCAGGTAGCCGTTGTGATCCCACCGCCATACAACTGCTTCCAACATGGGTTTAGTCATGTCTTTTCTGGCGGATATGCGGCAGGCTACTACAGTTACAAATGGGCTGAGATTCTATCTGCTGACGCGTTTTCGAAGTTCGAGGAAACCGGTATTTTCAATCCTGATACAGGGCGACATTTTATGCGGTCGATCCTTGAGCAAGGGGGCGCCCGGGATCCATTAGCGTTGTTCATTCAGTTCCGCGGGCGCGAACCGTCGATTGAGCCATTGTTGCGCCATTCCGGAATCCCTGTATAA